The following coding sequences lie in one Drosophila bipectinata strain 14024-0381.07 chromosome XR, DbipHiC1v2, whole genome shotgun sequence genomic window:
- the LOC108133660 gene encoding anoctamin-6 isoform X7: MADNLGIEKLVQDGVYSCAYTLHDKDDRDRLLKEWANVSKWKNLQPLDQIKDYFGAKVALYFAWLGFYTQMLIPISVLGILCFFYGFLTWSNDPISRDICNDNGTIMCPQCDRSCDYWRLNETCTSSKFNYLIDNNMTVVFALAMSIWAVAYLEFWKRYSAGLVHRWGLTGFNHHVEHPRPQYLAKISRSEKLSGKTELQDENGKRSILDPDVPFWSIKFLPNFTSYSIMILFICISIIAIAGIIIYRMAQRASHSILGNENSMTFKVMILPMTAGIIDLIVISLLDLVYSSLAVKLTNYEYCRTQTEYDESLTIKNYVFQFVNYYSSLFYIAFLKGKFVGYPAKYNRVLGFRQEECNPGGCLMELCMQLVIIMAGKQAVNAIVEMLIPYLMRTFKELTYRHGWYKNNKDQRLVPYNQFTEDYNLLPAENNSLYAEYLEMVVQFGFITLFSLAFPLAPLLALLNNVIEVRLDAIKMLRFVRRPVGMRARDIGVWHSIMTVVTRIAVASSAMIIAFSSNLIPKIVYAASMGDPELNNYLNFTLAVFNTKDFQVEPLLGGSQYVNETQCRYTEFRNPPWDEQPYKRPMIYWKILTGRLAFIVIYQNIINMLQGILRWAVPDVSGRLMKRITRENFLLREHIIDYEKHHAMKQAQMTVNGLRQRTTDTQAPGYDDATTFVLEPRESGSWQQMIIQL, from the exons ATGGCCGACAACCTGGGCATCGAGAAGCTCGTCCAGGACGGGGTCTACTCTTGCGCCTACACTCTGCACGAC AAAGACGATCGCGATCGCTTACTAAAGGAATGGGCCAACGTCAGCAAGTGGAAGAA CCTTCAACCACTGGACCAAATCAAAGACTACTTTGGGGCCAAGGTGGCTCTGTACTTTGCATGGCTAGGATTCTACACCCAGATGCTGATACCCATTAGTGTGCTGGGAATACTCTGCTTTTTCTACGGATTTCTTACATGGAGTAACGATCCGATTAGCCGGGATATCTGCAACGACAACGGAACCATCATGTGTCCACAATGCGACCGCAGCTGTGATTATTGGAGGTTAAATGAGACCTGTACGTCTTCGAAGTTTAACTATCTGATCGACAACAACATGACCGTAGTGTTTGCCCTGGCGATGTCGATTTGGGCCGTGGCCTATCTGGAATTCTGGAAACGGTACTCCGCGGGTCTAGTACACCGCTGGGGTCTAACCGGATTCAATCACCATGTCGAGCATCCGCGCCCGCAGTACCTGGCCAAGATATCGCGATCCGAAAAGCTGTCTGGCAAGACGGAGCTCCAGGACGAGAATGGCAAACGGTCGATTCTGGACCCCGACGTGCCCTTCTGGAGCATCAAGTTCTTGCCAAATTTTACCAGCTATAGCATAATGATATTGTTC ATTTGCATATCAATCATCGCCATCGCTGGTATCATAATTTACAGGATGGCGCAGCGCGCTTCGCACAGCATTTTGGGCAACGAAAACTCCATGACGTTCAAAGTTATGATACTGCCCATGACTGCGGGAATAATCGACCTTATTGTCATCTCCCTTCTGGACTTGGTTTACTCCAGCCTCGCCGTCAAACTGACCAACTACGAATACTGTCGCACCCAGACGGAGTACGACGAGAGCCTGACCATAAAGAACTACGTATTCCAGTTTGTTAACTACTACTCCTCGCTCTTCTACATCGCGTTCCTCAAGGGAAAGTTTGTCGGCTATCCGGCCAAGTATAATCGCGTCCTAGGCTTTCGTCAGGAGGAGTGCAATCCGGGCGGCTGCCTCATGGAGCTCTGCATGCAACTGGTCATCATAATGGCTGGCAAACAAGCTGTGAACGCTATCGTGGAGATGCTTATTCCTTATCTGATGCGCACCTTCAAGGAGCTGACCTATCGCCACGGCTGGTACAAGAACAACAAGGACCAGCGACTGGTGCCGTACAACCAGTTTACTGAAGACTATAACCTCCTGCCCGCCGAAAATAACTCTCTTTATGCGGAGTATTTGGAAATGG TTGTGCAGTTCGGGTTCATTACACTATTCAGCTTGGCCTTCCCCCTGGCCCCGCTTCTGGCCTTGCTAAATAATGTGATTGAAGTCCGACTGGACGCCATTAAAATGCTCCGCTTCGTGCGACGGCCCGTTGGGATGCGGGCACGCGACATTGGAGTTTGGCACAGTATTATGACCGTCGTTACTAGAATAGCCGTAGCCTCGAGC GCAATGATTATCGCATTTAGTTCGAATCTGATACCGAAAATTGTGTACGCCGCGTCGATGGGCGACCCAGAGTTGAACAACTACCTGAACTTTACTCTGGCGGTGTTTAATACCAAGGACTTCCAGGTGGAGCCGCTGTTGGGGGGCAGTCAGTATGTGAATGAAACTCAGTGCCGCTACACCGAGTTTCGGAATCCGCCATGGGACGAACAGCCATACAAGCGCCCAATGATCTATTGGAAGATTTTGACTGGCAGGCTGGCCTTCATTGTAATTTACCAG AACATTATCAACATGCTGCAAGGTATTCTGCGTTGGGCGGTTCCCGACGTCTCTGGCCGCTTGATGAAGCGCATTACGCGCGAGAACTTTCTGCTCCGGGAGCATATAATCGACTACGAGAAGCATCACGCCATGAAGCAGGCCCAGATGACGGTAAATGGCCTGCGTCAGCGAACAACGGACACCCAAGCACCTGGTTACGATGACGCCACTACTTTCGT TTTAGAGCCAAGAGAATCCGGTAGTTGGCAGCAAATGATTATACAACTATAA
- the LOC108133660 gene encoding anoctamin-6 isoform X3: MDERESLYFDTISLADSEAAAAHRKSMSQSRNTIYHSAVDLADNEGRNSLRLGAAENAVLAWQPGYRQSTALEHLRETGGGGDHTDAAITAQILALQNGRGHLSTGIGVGVGGGHGRNGSGGADAGCGDDEVSRRLLRNSSTISNKDKKLPITYSQWKSRTYRRFDDGNRSVDFVLAYNGEIQLEEHRRKREIFETNLRREGLQLEHNKVQRVHFIKIHAPAELLYRYAEILKIKVPLKPIPGEDQIFAESAHEFKSCFTRMCRSLFSSVQLNTALFPERESRIHLEFSRNYLDLYDKEHPNFIDASTRYSIINFILQRQHFVEGEEMADNLGIEKLVQDGVYSCAYTLHDKDDRDRLLKEWANVSKWKNLQPLDQIKDYFGAKVALYFAWLGFYTQMLIPISVLGILCFFYGFLTWSNDPISRDICNDNGTIMCPQCDRSCDYWRLNETCTSSKFNYLIDNNMTVVFALAMSIWAVAYLEFWKRYSAGLVHRWGLTGFNHHVEHPRPQYLAKISRSEKLSGKTELQDENGKRSILDPDVPFWSIKFLPNFTSYSIMILFICISIIAIAGIIIYRMAQRASHSILGNENSMTFKVMILPMTAGIIDLIVISLLDLVYSSLAVKLTNYEYCRTQTEYDESLTIKNYVFQFVNYYSSLFYIAFLKGKFVGYPAKYNRVLGFRQEECNPGGCLMELCMQLVIIMAGKQAVNAIVEMLIPYLMRTFKELTYRHGWYKNNKDQRLVPYNQFTEDYNLLPAENNSLYAEYLEMVVQFGFITLFSLAFPLAPLLALLNNVIEVRLDAIKMLRFVRRPVGMRARDIGVWHSIMTVVTRIAVASSAMIIAFSSNLIPKIVYAASMGDPELNNYLNFTLAVFNTKDFQVEPLLGGSQYVNETQCRYTEFRNPPWDEQPYKRPMIYWKILTGRLAFIVIYQNIINMLQGILRWAVPDVSGRLMKRITRENFLLREHIIDYEKHHAMKQAQMTVNGLRQRTTDTQAPGYDDATTFV, encoded by the exons ATGGACGAACGGGAGAGCCTATACTTTGACACAATTTCTCTGGCCGACTCTGAGGCGGCCGCCGCGCACCGCAAGTCGATGTCCCAGTCAAGGAACACCATATACCACTCGGCGGTTGACTTGGCCGACAACGAAGGACGTAACAGTCTTCGTTTGGGCGCTGCTGAGAACGCGGTTTTGGCATGGCAGCCTGGCTACCGCCAGTCAACAGCGCTTGAGCACCTAAGAGAAACGGGAGGCGGTGGTGACCACACGGATGCGGCCATTACCGCTCAAATCCTGGCCCTTCAGAACGGACGCGGCCACCTATCCACCGGGATCGGTGTGGGCGTAGGTGGCGGACACGGCAGAAACGGCTCTGGCGGCGCTGACGCAGGATGTGGTGACGATGAGGTCTCTAGACGTCTTTTAAGAAATAGTAGCACCATTTCTAATAAAGATAAGAAATTGCCAATAACATACTCCCAGTGGAAATCGAGG ACGTATCGACGCTTCGACGATGGTAATCGCAGCGTGGACTTTGTGCTTGCCTACAATGGGGAGATCCAGTTGGAGGAGCATCGGCGCAAGCGCGAAATCTTTGAGACAAATTTGCGGCGGGAGGGCCTCCAGCTGGAGCACAACAAGGTACAGCGCGTGCACTTCATTAAGATCCATGCGCCGGCGGAGTTGCTTTACCGCTATGCCGAGATTCTCAAGATCAAGGTGCCGCTGAAACCCATTCCAGGTGAGGACCAAATCTTTGCCGAGTCCGCGCACGAGTTCAAGTCCTGCTTCACGCGAATGTGTCGCAGCCTATTCAGCTCTGTGCAGCTGAACACGGCACTCTTCCCGGAACGAGAGAGCCGCATTCACCTTGAGTTCAGCCGTAACTACCTGGATCTGTACGACAAGGAGCATCCAAACTTCATCGACGCCAGTACCCGCTACTCTATTATCAACTTTATTCTGCAGCGCCAGCATTTTGTCGAAGGCGAAGAGATGGCCGACAACCTGGGCATCGAGAAGCTCGTCCAGGACGGGGTCTACTCTTGCGCCTACACTCTGCACGAC AAAGACGATCGCGATCGCTTACTAAAGGAATGGGCCAACGTCAGCAAGTGGAAGAA CCTTCAACCACTGGACCAAATCAAAGACTACTTTGGGGCCAAGGTGGCTCTGTACTTTGCATGGCTAGGATTCTACACCCAGATGCTGATACCCATTAGTGTGCTGGGAATACTCTGCTTTTTCTACGGATTTCTTACATGGAGTAACGATCCGATTAGCCGGGATATCTGCAACGACAACGGAACCATCATGTGTCCACAATGCGACCGCAGCTGTGATTATTGGAGGTTAAATGAGACCTGTACGTCTTCGAAGTTTAACTATCTGATCGACAACAACATGACCGTAGTGTTTGCCCTGGCGATGTCGATTTGGGCCGTGGCCTATCTGGAATTCTGGAAACGGTACTCCGCGGGTCTAGTACACCGCTGGGGTCTAACCGGATTCAATCACCATGTCGAGCATCCGCGCCCGCAGTACCTGGCCAAGATATCGCGATCCGAAAAGCTGTCTGGCAAGACGGAGCTCCAGGACGAGAATGGCAAACGGTCGATTCTGGACCCCGACGTGCCCTTCTGGAGCATCAAGTTCTTGCCAAATTTTACCAGCTATAGCATAATGATATTGTTC ATTTGCATATCAATCATCGCCATCGCTGGTATCATAATTTACAGGATGGCGCAGCGCGCTTCGCACAGCATTTTGGGCAACGAAAACTCCATGACGTTCAAAGTTATGATACTGCCCATGACTGCGGGAATAATCGACCTTATTGTCATCTCCCTTCTGGACTTGGTTTACTCCAGCCTCGCCGTCAAACTGACCAACTACGAATACTGTCGCACCCAGACGGAGTACGACGAGAGCCTGACCATAAAGAACTACGTATTCCAGTTTGTTAACTACTACTCCTCGCTCTTCTACATCGCGTTCCTCAAGGGAAAGTTTGTCGGCTATCCGGCCAAGTATAATCGCGTCCTAGGCTTTCGTCAGGAGGAGTGCAATCCGGGCGGCTGCCTCATGGAGCTCTGCATGCAACTGGTCATCATAATGGCTGGCAAACAAGCTGTGAACGCTATCGTGGAGATGCTTATTCCTTATCTGATGCGCACCTTCAAGGAGCTGACCTATCGCCACGGCTGGTACAAGAACAACAAGGACCAGCGACTGGTGCCGTACAACCAGTTTACTGAAGACTATAACCTCCTGCCCGCCGAAAATAACTCTCTTTATGCGGAGTATTTGGAAATGG TTGTGCAGTTCGGGTTCATTACACTATTCAGCTTGGCCTTCCCCCTGGCCCCGCTTCTGGCCTTGCTAAATAATGTGATTGAAGTCCGACTGGACGCCATTAAAATGCTCCGCTTCGTGCGACGGCCCGTTGGGATGCGGGCACGCGACATTGGAGTTTGGCACAGTATTATGACCGTCGTTACTAGAATAGCCGTAGCCTCGAGC GCAATGATTATCGCATTTAGTTCGAATCTGATACCGAAAATTGTGTACGCCGCGTCGATGGGCGACCCAGAGTTGAACAACTACCTGAACTTTACTCTGGCGGTGTTTAATACCAAGGACTTCCAGGTGGAGCCGCTGTTGGGGGGCAGTCAGTATGTGAATGAAACTCAGTGCCGCTACACCGAGTTTCGGAATCCGCCATGGGACGAACAGCCATACAAGCGCCCAATGATCTATTGGAAGATTTTGACTGGCAGGCTGGCCTTCATTGTAATTTACCAG AACATTATCAACATGCTGCAAGGTATTCTGCGTTGGGCGGTTCCCGACGTCTCTGGCCGCTTGATGAAGCGCATTACGCGCGAGAACTTTCTGCTCCGGGAGCATATAATCGACTACGAGAAGCATCACGCCATGAAGCAGGCCCAGATGACGGTAAATGGCCTGCGTCAGCGAACAACGGACACCCAAGCACCTGGTTACGATGACGCCACTACTTTCGTGTAA
- the LOC108133660 gene encoding anoctamin-6 isoform X5 — protein MLCCGLLFFQRSKDEQEESDMTYRRFDDGNRSVDFVLAYNGEIQLEEHRRKREIFETNLRREGLQLEHNKVQRVHFIKIHAPAELLYRYAEILKIKVPLKPIPGEDQIFAESAHEFKSCFTRMCRSLFSSVQLNTALFPERESRIHLEFSRNYLDLYDKEHPNFIDASTRYSIINFILQRQHFVEGEEMADNLGIEKLVQDGVYSCAYTLHDKDDRDRLLKEWANVSKWKNLQPLDQIKDYFGAKVALYFAWLGFYTQMLIPISVLGILCFFYGFLTWSNDPISRDICNDNGTIMCPQCDRSCDYWRLNETCTSSKFNYLIDNNMTVVFALAMSIWAVAYLEFWKRYSAGLVHRWGLTGFNHHVEHPRPQYLAKISRSEKLSGKTELQDENGKRSILDPDVPFWSIKFLPNFTSYSIMILFICISIIAIAGIIIYRMAQRASHSILGNENSMTFKVMILPMTAGIIDLIVISLLDLVYSSLAVKLTNYEYCRTQTEYDESLTIKNYVFQFVNYYSSLFYIAFLKGKFVGYPAKYNRVLGFRQEECNPGGCLMELCMQLVIIMAGKQAVNAIVEMLIPYLMRTFKELTYRHGWYKNNKDQRLVPYNQFTEDYNLLPAENNSLYAEYLEMVVQFGFITLFSLAFPLAPLLALLNNVIEVRLDAIKMLRFVRRPVGMRARDIGVWHSIMTVVTRIAVASSAMIIAFSSNLIPKIVYAASMGDPELNNYLNFTLAVFNTKDFQVEPLLGGSQYVNETQCRYTEFRNPPWDEQPYKRPMIYWKILTGRLAFIVIYQNIINMLQGILRWAVPDVSGRLMKRITRENFLLREHIIDYEKHHAMKQAQMTVNGLRQRTTDTQAPGYDDATTFVLEPRESGSWQQMIIQL, from the exons ATGCTGTGCTGCGGCTTACTGTTCTTCCAGCGCTCCAAAGATGAGCAAGAGGAGTCCGATATG ACGTATCGACGCTTCGACGATGGTAATCGCAGCGTGGACTTTGTGCTTGCCTACAATGGGGAGATCCAGTTGGAGGAGCATCGGCGCAAGCGCGAAATCTTTGAGACAAATTTGCGGCGGGAGGGCCTCCAGCTGGAGCACAACAAGGTACAGCGCGTGCACTTCATTAAGATCCATGCGCCGGCGGAGTTGCTTTACCGCTATGCCGAGATTCTCAAGATCAAGGTGCCGCTGAAACCCATTCCAGGTGAGGACCAAATCTTTGCCGAGTCCGCGCACGAGTTCAAGTCCTGCTTCACGCGAATGTGTCGCAGCCTATTCAGCTCTGTGCAGCTGAACACGGCACTCTTCCCGGAACGAGAGAGCCGCATTCACCTTGAGTTCAGCCGTAACTACCTGGATCTGTACGACAAGGAGCATCCAAACTTCATCGACGCCAGTACCCGCTACTCTATTATCAACTTTATTCTGCAGCGCCAGCATTTTGTCGAAGGCGAAGAGATGGCCGACAACCTGGGCATCGAGAAGCTCGTCCAGGACGGGGTCTACTCTTGCGCCTACACTCTGCACGAC AAAGACGATCGCGATCGCTTACTAAAGGAATGGGCCAACGTCAGCAAGTGGAAGAA CCTTCAACCACTGGACCAAATCAAAGACTACTTTGGGGCCAAGGTGGCTCTGTACTTTGCATGGCTAGGATTCTACACCCAGATGCTGATACCCATTAGTGTGCTGGGAATACTCTGCTTTTTCTACGGATTTCTTACATGGAGTAACGATCCGATTAGCCGGGATATCTGCAACGACAACGGAACCATCATGTGTCCACAATGCGACCGCAGCTGTGATTATTGGAGGTTAAATGAGACCTGTACGTCTTCGAAGTTTAACTATCTGATCGACAACAACATGACCGTAGTGTTTGCCCTGGCGATGTCGATTTGGGCCGTGGCCTATCTGGAATTCTGGAAACGGTACTCCGCGGGTCTAGTACACCGCTGGGGTCTAACCGGATTCAATCACCATGTCGAGCATCCGCGCCCGCAGTACCTGGCCAAGATATCGCGATCCGAAAAGCTGTCTGGCAAGACGGAGCTCCAGGACGAGAATGGCAAACGGTCGATTCTGGACCCCGACGTGCCCTTCTGGAGCATCAAGTTCTTGCCAAATTTTACCAGCTATAGCATAATGATATTGTTC ATTTGCATATCAATCATCGCCATCGCTGGTATCATAATTTACAGGATGGCGCAGCGCGCTTCGCACAGCATTTTGGGCAACGAAAACTCCATGACGTTCAAAGTTATGATACTGCCCATGACTGCGGGAATAATCGACCTTATTGTCATCTCCCTTCTGGACTTGGTTTACTCCAGCCTCGCCGTCAAACTGACCAACTACGAATACTGTCGCACCCAGACGGAGTACGACGAGAGCCTGACCATAAAGAACTACGTATTCCAGTTTGTTAACTACTACTCCTCGCTCTTCTACATCGCGTTCCTCAAGGGAAAGTTTGTCGGCTATCCGGCCAAGTATAATCGCGTCCTAGGCTTTCGTCAGGAGGAGTGCAATCCGGGCGGCTGCCTCATGGAGCTCTGCATGCAACTGGTCATCATAATGGCTGGCAAACAAGCTGTGAACGCTATCGTGGAGATGCTTATTCCTTATCTGATGCGCACCTTCAAGGAGCTGACCTATCGCCACGGCTGGTACAAGAACAACAAGGACCAGCGACTGGTGCCGTACAACCAGTTTACTGAAGACTATAACCTCCTGCCCGCCGAAAATAACTCTCTTTATGCGGAGTATTTGGAAATGG TTGTGCAGTTCGGGTTCATTACACTATTCAGCTTGGCCTTCCCCCTGGCCCCGCTTCTGGCCTTGCTAAATAATGTGATTGAAGTCCGACTGGACGCCATTAAAATGCTCCGCTTCGTGCGACGGCCCGTTGGGATGCGGGCACGCGACATTGGAGTTTGGCACAGTATTATGACCGTCGTTACTAGAATAGCCGTAGCCTCGAGC GCAATGATTATCGCATTTAGTTCGAATCTGATACCGAAAATTGTGTACGCCGCGTCGATGGGCGACCCAGAGTTGAACAACTACCTGAACTTTACTCTGGCGGTGTTTAATACCAAGGACTTCCAGGTGGAGCCGCTGTTGGGGGGCAGTCAGTATGTGAATGAAACTCAGTGCCGCTACACCGAGTTTCGGAATCCGCCATGGGACGAACAGCCATACAAGCGCCCAATGATCTATTGGAAGATTTTGACTGGCAGGCTGGCCTTCATTGTAATTTACCAG AACATTATCAACATGCTGCAAGGTATTCTGCGTTGGGCGGTTCCCGACGTCTCTGGCCGCTTGATGAAGCGCATTACGCGCGAGAACTTTCTGCTCCGGGAGCATATAATCGACTACGAGAAGCATCACGCCATGAAGCAGGCCCAGATGACGGTAAATGGCCTGCGTCAGCGAACAACGGACACCCAAGCACCTGGTTACGATGACGCCACTACTTTCGT TTTAGAGCCAAGAGAATCCGGTAGTTGGCAGCAAATGATTATACAACTATAA
- the LOC108133660 gene encoding anoctamin-6 isoform X6: MDERESLYFDTISLADSEAAAAHRKSMSQSRNTIYHSAVDLADNEGRNSLRLGAAENAVLAWQPGYRQSTALEHLRETGGGGDHTDAAITAQILALQNGRGHLSTGIGVGVGGGHGRNGSGGADAGCGDDEVSRRLLRNSSTISNKDKKLPITYSQWKSRTYRRFDDGNRSVDFVLAYNGEIQLEEHRRKREIFETNLRREGLQLEHNKVQRVHFIKIHAPAELLYRYAEILKIKVPLKPIPGEDQIFAESAHEFKSCFTRMCRSLFSSVQLNTALFPERESRIHLEFSRNYLDLYDKEHPNFIDASTRYSIINFILQRQHFVEGEEMADNLGIEKLVQDGVYSCAYTLHDKDDRDRLLKEWANVSKWKNLQPLDQIKDYFGAKVALYFAWLGFYTQMLIPISVLGILCFFYGFLTWSNDPISRDICNDNGTIMCPQCDRSCDYWRLNETCTSSKFNYLIDNNMTVVFALAMSIWAVAYLEFWKRYSAGLVHRWGLTGFNHHVEHPRPQYLAKISRSEKLSGKTELQDENGKRSILDPDVPFWSIKFLPNFTSYSIMILFICISIIAIAGIIIYRMAQRASHSILGNENSMTFKVMILPMTAGIIDLIVISLLDLVYSSLAVKLTNYEYCRTQTEYDESLTIKNYVFQFVNYYSSLFYIAFLKGKFVGYPAKYNRVLGFRQEECNPGGCLMELCMQLVIIMAGKQAVNAIVEMLIPYLMRTFKELTYRHGWYKNNKDQRLVPYNQFTEDYNLLPAENNSLYAEYLEMGNDYRI, from the exons ATGGACGAACGGGAGAGCCTATACTTTGACACAATTTCTCTGGCCGACTCTGAGGCGGCCGCCGCGCACCGCAAGTCGATGTCCCAGTCAAGGAACACCATATACCACTCGGCGGTTGACTTGGCCGACAACGAAGGACGTAACAGTCTTCGTTTGGGCGCTGCTGAGAACGCGGTTTTGGCATGGCAGCCTGGCTACCGCCAGTCAACAGCGCTTGAGCACCTAAGAGAAACGGGAGGCGGTGGTGACCACACGGATGCGGCCATTACCGCTCAAATCCTGGCCCTTCAGAACGGACGCGGCCACCTATCCACCGGGATCGGTGTGGGCGTAGGTGGCGGACACGGCAGAAACGGCTCTGGCGGCGCTGACGCAGGATGTGGTGACGATGAGGTCTCTAGACGTCTTTTAAGAAATAGTAGCACCATTTCTAATAAAGATAAGAAATTGCCAATAACATACTCCCAGTGGAAATCGAGG ACGTATCGACGCTTCGACGATGGTAATCGCAGCGTGGACTTTGTGCTTGCCTACAATGGGGAGATCCAGTTGGAGGAGCATCGGCGCAAGCGCGAAATCTTTGAGACAAATTTGCGGCGGGAGGGCCTCCAGCTGGAGCACAACAAGGTACAGCGCGTGCACTTCATTAAGATCCATGCGCCGGCGGAGTTGCTTTACCGCTATGCCGAGATTCTCAAGATCAAGGTGCCGCTGAAACCCATTCCAGGTGAGGACCAAATCTTTGCCGAGTCCGCGCACGAGTTCAAGTCCTGCTTCACGCGAATGTGTCGCAGCCTATTCAGCTCTGTGCAGCTGAACACGGCACTCTTCCCGGAACGAGAGAGCCGCATTCACCTTGAGTTCAGCCGTAACTACCTGGATCTGTACGACAAGGAGCATCCAAACTTCATCGACGCCAGTACCCGCTACTCTATTATCAACTTTATTCTGCAGCGCCAGCATTTTGTCGAAGGCGAAGAGATGGCCGACAACCTGGGCATCGAGAAGCTCGTCCAGGACGGGGTCTACTCTTGCGCCTACACTCTGCACGAC AAAGACGATCGCGATCGCTTACTAAAGGAATGGGCCAACGTCAGCAAGTGGAAGAA CCTTCAACCACTGGACCAAATCAAAGACTACTTTGGGGCCAAGGTGGCTCTGTACTTTGCATGGCTAGGATTCTACACCCAGATGCTGATACCCATTAGTGTGCTGGGAATACTCTGCTTTTTCTACGGATTTCTTACATGGAGTAACGATCCGATTAGCCGGGATATCTGCAACGACAACGGAACCATCATGTGTCCACAATGCGACCGCAGCTGTGATTATTGGAGGTTAAATGAGACCTGTACGTCTTCGAAGTTTAACTATCTGATCGACAACAACATGACCGTAGTGTTTGCCCTGGCGATGTCGATTTGGGCCGTGGCCTATCTGGAATTCTGGAAACGGTACTCCGCGGGTCTAGTACACCGCTGGGGTCTAACCGGATTCAATCACCATGTCGAGCATCCGCGCCCGCAGTACCTGGCCAAGATATCGCGATCCGAAAAGCTGTCTGGCAAGACGGAGCTCCAGGACGAGAATGGCAAACGGTCGATTCTGGACCCCGACGTGCCCTTCTGGAGCATCAAGTTCTTGCCAAATTTTACCAGCTATAGCATAATGATATTGTTC ATTTGCATATCAATCATCGCCATCGCTGGTATCATAATTTACAGGATGGCGCAGCGCGCTTCGCACAGCATTTTGGGCAACGAAAACTCCATGACGTTCAAAGTTATGATACTGCCCATGACTGCGGGAATAATCGACCTTATTGTCATCTCCCTTCTGGACTTGGTTTACTCCAGCCTCGCCGTCAAACTGACCAACTACGAATACTGTCGCACCCAGACGGAGTACGACGAGAGCCTGACCATAAAGAACTACGTATTCCAGTTTGTTAACTACTACTCCTCGCTCTTCTACATCGCGTTCCTCAAGGGAAAGTTTGTCGGCTATCCGGCCAAGTATAATCGCGTCCTAGGCTTTCGTCAGGAGGAGTGCAATCCGGGCGGCTGCCTCATGGAGCTCTGCATGCAACTGGTCATCATAATGGCTGGCAAACAAGCTGTGAACGCTATCGTGGAGATGCTTATTCCTTATCTGATGCGCACCTTCAAGGAGCTGACCTATCGCCACGGCTGGTACAAGAACAACAAGGACCAGCGACTGGTGCCGTACAACCAGTTTACTGAAGACTATAACCTCCTGCCCGCCGAAAATAACTCTCTTTATGCGGAGTATTTGGAAATGG GCAATGATTATCGCATTTAG